Part of the Permianibacter fluminis genome, TCAGAATGCGCAAAGCATCAGTCGCCACATTCATTCCTTATGAAATGCCAGTCCTGTACACAAAGCCATTGGCGGCAACACGAATGATTCGGCAGGGAGATAACGTAGCGCTCACAACGTCGAGGCAAAACCCGGTACGCACTGAGACTTCGGTTGGCGCTACGCCCCTGAACCGCGTTGACGGGCAGCGCTCGTCAGATCGGTCTTCCGTTCGCTAGGCGAACCCGGGTGAGACAGCGGTGTCTACGACCCGGGCGACAGCAAACCGGGCTCTTCGCCTCAGGAGATTTTGAACAGCTGTTCGAAATTGGAGATGGTCAGGATCTTCTTCACATCGTTATTGCAATGCTGAATACTGATCCGGGCACTGTCGCCGCCGGCGTAATCGCGCAGCAACAGCAACATGCCAAGTGCCGAGCTGTCCAGATAGGTCGCCTCGTGCATGTCAATGACATAGCTCTTGGGTTTGACCGGCAGGTTTTCATAGGCTTCGCGGAAAGCCTGATGGGAACTGAAGTCGAACCGTCCGGCAATGCGGATGGTCAGTTCGGTGCCGTCGGCGCTCTTGGTGGTGCTGATCGTCATCTACCGCTCCTGAACCCGGTCTGGTAACCGGCACAACAGGGAGGTCTGCTCCCCGACTGCTTGAGACAGTGCCAACTATAGCGCAAGCAGCACGAAGGTCCAGCCTCAGGATAGCCTCTGCGGCAGGACAACCCCGCCATCACTGGCGTTTGGGCCGATTGAGATGGGCGCGCTGGGCCGAGCGGTCGTCCTGGACGGCCTGTTCACGCTTGTCGGTTTGCCGGTTCTCCGACTGCTGCAGATTGCCGACCACGTTGTTGATGGCCTTGGCCTTGGTCGCACGCTGCTGCCACTGGCCAACCCGCTGCTCGACCTGGGTCAGCGCCGAACGGATGCGTTGCTGCTGCTGTTCAATGGCCTTGTCCAGCTGGTTCAGGAACTGCTGGAATTGCTGCAACTCGATGCCATTCAAACCGGCGCGGCCGCGACGCTGGAAATCGCTGATGTACTCCTGCCGATAGACGATCAATTCCTGCAGCCGGGTCTCTTCGCTGACCTGAGCCTGTCGTGCCTCGCCCAGTGCCTGGGCAGCGGAGCGCTCCTGCTTGTCGGCCAGTTTGGCCACCGGTTGCAAACGCTCGGAACGGTTCATGGCAAGCACAGACTCCTCACAGCACAGTCAACGAACGGGCCCATCGGATTCGGTATCAGCGGCGGCGATTAGCAGGAAGCATAGTCGCTTCTGCCGCCAAAATACTTTCCAATCCGAGCAAGCTGTCTTTCAGTGAGACTTTTTCATTCATACCCTGCCGCAAAAACTGGTTGATGACCGGCATCAAACCAATGGCTTCGTCGATGGCGTTATCGGCACCACTCTGGTACGCCCCTACCGTTATCAGATCGCGATTCTGCTGATACGTGGCATAAATCTGTTTGACCAGCACCGCCGCCTGCTGGTGCGCGTTGGCGGCAATTTGCGCCATCGCCCGACTGATCGAGGCTTCGATATCAATCGCCGGATAATGGCCAGCCTCGGCCAGGCGTCGCGACAGCACGATGTGGCCGTCAAGAATGGCTCGGGCGGCATCGGCAATCGGGTCCTGCTGATCATCGCCTTCGGTCAACACGGTGTAGAACGCGGTGATCGAGCCGGCACCTTTTTCGGCATTGCCGGCGCGCTCGACCAGCATCGGCAACTTGGCAAACACCGACGGTGGATAGCCCTTGGTTGCCGGCGGCTCACCAACCGCCAGCGCGATTTCGCGCTGGGCCTGACAGAACCGGGTCAGCGAATCCATCAGCAGCAGCACTTGCTTGCCTTCATCGCGAAACGATTCGGCAATCGTGGTGGCCACCTGAGCGCCTTGCAAACGCAGCAGCGGTGGCAAGTCGGCCGGCACGGCCACCACCACCGCGCGTTTCATGCCTTCCTCACCGAGAATGTGTTCAATGAATTCTTTGACTTCGCGGCCACGCTCGCCGATCAAACCCACGACGATCACATCCGCTTCGGTGAATCGCGTCATCATGCCGAGCAACACGCTCTTGCCGACACCAGAACCTGCGAACAGGCCCATGCGCTGACCACGTCCGACCGTCAGCAAGGCATTAATGGCACGAACACCGACGTCAAGCGGTTCACTGATGGGATGCCGCGCCAAGGGATTGATCGGTTTTGCCGCAAGCGACCGGTGACTGCCACTGAGTGGCCCTTTGCCGTCAATCGGCTGGCCTTCGCCATCAAGCACCCGGCCAAGCAAATTGCCACCGACCAGAATTTCTGCCGCACCGGAGGTTGGCAACACGGTGGCGCCGGGGCCGAGTCCATGTAAGTCGGCAGTCGGCATCAGGTACAAACTGTCGCCGGAAAAGCCCACTACTTCCGCGCGATGCAAGCGTCCGTCATTGCCGCGAATCAAACAGCGGCCGCCGACTGGCAAACGGCAACCGACCGCTTCCAGCGTCAAGCCAACCATGCGCACCAGTTTGCCCTCAACCTGCAAACCGGGGGCGCTGGCCACACGAGCCTGATACGGTTCAAGCCGTTGGTGGAACGGGAGTCGCTCTTTCTGCGCCGCGCTCATCTTCACTCCGTTCACCACCCAGCACATGCGTCACGATCGCAGCGATGCGCGACTCCAGACTGGCATCGATGGTGGAATCATCTGTCAGCACACGGCAACCGCCCCGACTTTGGCCGGGATCATCCAGTACCTGCCAGGTATGTTCACCGCGCGCGTCCAGTGCAAACACTTCCCGCACCAGCGCCGCGTCTTCCGGATGCAGAAAAACCCGTATCGTTTGCCGCGACATCGGCAGCAGCTGCACGGCCTCCCGCACCACCGCGACAATCTGCCCCGGTGAACTGCGCAATTCGCGTCGTATTAATTGACGCGCCACCGACATCGCCAACTGTGCCAATGCCTGCTCGGCTTGGTCATCAACCATTTGCAGCGGCCGCGCCAAGGCTTCCAGCATGGCGTCGACGCGAGTGCGCAATTGCAGTATTTCCGCATCAACCTTGCTGCGACCTTCAGCCAAGCCTTGGGCCAGACCATCGCGATGGCCGTTCTTCAAACCCTCTTCATAACCTTCGTGCCGGGCCTGCTCGCGCAGTTGCTGCAACATCTCGGCCGTCACCAAGGCGGTATTGCCGCGTGGCTCGCCCGGCTGCCGCGGCGGCGGCCGCTGCGAGGCGTTCACCGCGGTTTCCTTCATGTCCGGCAGCTGCCAGGGCTGTACCGGTGAGGGGTCTTTGCCGATCATGAGTGCTGCTCTTGCATCCTCGACTGTGAATCACATCCAACCGGAGGCTTACACCATCTGCTCGCCGCTGCCGCCGAGCACAATTTCGCCGGCATCCGCCATCCGGCGTGCCACGGTCAGAATCTCTTTCTGCGCTTTCTCGACATCGCTCAGCTTGACCGGGCCCATTGATGACAGATCTTCGCGCATCAACTCAGCCGCGCGTTTCGACATGTTCTTGAAGATCTTCTCACGCACCGTTTCGTCGGAACCTTTCAGCGCGGTAATCAGCACTTCGGTCGAGACCTCACGCAGCAGCGTCTGAATGCCGCGATCATCGACCTCGACCAGATTCTCGAACACGAACATCAGATCCTGAATCTTCTGCGACAAGTCCTCATCGACTTGCTTGATTTGGTCAATCAAGGCGCTCTGCACCGAACCATCGAGGAAGTTGATGATATCGGCGGTACGCTTGGTGCCACCCAGCGCCGCCGACTTGGAACCGGTCTGCCCGGAGAGCTGACGCTCCATGATGTTGTTCAGCTCGGTCAGTGCTGCCGGCTGCACCGATTCCAGCGAGGCAATCCGCATGGTCAGATCGAGCCGGACCTTGTCCGGGAATTGCGACAGCACCTCGGCCGATTGATCCGGATCCAGATAGGCCAACACAATGGTTTGAATCTGCGGATGTTCGTAGCGAATCAAATCAGCCACCGCCCGGGCATCCATCCACTTCAGCGTATCCAGTCCTTTGGTATTGGCACCCGCCAGAATGCGATCACACAGCGCGTCAGCCTTGTCCGATCCGAGCGCTGCGCGCAAGGTGTTGCGGATGTATTCCTCGGTGCCGATACCGATACCGGTCTGCTTTTCCACCTCGATCAGAAACTTGTTGACGACATGATCGACGTCATTGCGTTCGACATGCTTGACCGCCGCCATCGCCAGACCAATGCGCTGCACCTCTTTCGGCCCCATGTGCTTGAGCACCTGGGCAGCATGATCCTCGCCGAGGCTCAGCAGCAGAATCGCCGCCTGCTCGGTGTTGTTGAAGCGATCGACCGAGAGCTCTTTCTTTTCGCCTTCAGTCGGCTTTTTTTCTGCTACCGGATTCTCAGGCATCTTTTTCCATCCAGGTCTTGACGACTTGCGCCACGATCGTCGGGTCGGATTGCACCACCGCTTTTGCCCGGGCAACCGAATCCAGTTCGGTCGTTACCGGCGGCGGCAAGCTCAAGGCGCCGCCACTGCCGCCAGAGAGCGACAAGGTGTCGTCACGCATGCCATCCGGGCCAAGGCCCGCTGCAGCCAGCGTCGCCTGCCGCACTTCTTCATCCGACCTTCCAGACAACTTGCCAAGCACCGGCCGCAACACGCCCAGAACGAATACCACGGCAATGATCAGCCCGAGCAGCGGCTTGAACATCAGCTGGAACCAGGGCTGTTCCCAGAACGGTATCGATTGCGGCACTTCCGGCACAGCGACCCGAACAAACGGGAAACTCTGCAGTTCTACTATGTCGCCACGCTGGGCGTCATAACCAATTGCACTCTGGACCAGTCGCGTTATGTTCGCGACTTCGGCAGCCGGGCGCGGTTGCCGCTGGGGCGGCTGTGCCGGATCGGTGGCCGGCAACTCGACAAAGTCGAGCCCAACCGATGCCGTTACCCGCCGGACCACACCGATTTGCGACCGGGTGTGACTGATCGTGGTGTCGTGATCGTAATTGCGCTCCGCCTCTTCCCGCTTGCTGCCCGTGCTCCCGTTGGCGGCAGTTGCTGCCGTACTGTTCGCGCCGGCAACTTCCGGCGCGGTGGCCGGTGTTGGCGGTTGATTGCTGAGCGCACCGGGCACGCCCTGCGCGCCACCGGTGGCATTCTGCTCGTTCAAGGTCCGTTCGGAGCGCAGCGCCGGCAAATCGGCGTTGTAAACTTTTTGCGTCGCTTCCTGAGCACTGAAATCCATGTCGACATGCAACTCGACCGTGTAGTTGCCAGCGCCAAGAATGGGCTCCAGTATGCGTTCGACTTTGCGCCGCAGCTCTTCGCCGCGTTTCTGACTTTCGGCGAACTCCTTGCTCGCCTGAATCTCGTCCTCGGTCATGCTGCCGGAGTGATGCAAGCGGCCAAACTGATCGGTGATCGTCACCCGATTGGCGTCCAGGTTTGGCACGCTGCCGGCAACCAGATCGACAATCGCCCGAATCTGCTCGGCGTCCAGCGAGCGCGCCGAATACAGATTCAGCAACACCGATGCAGTCGGTTTTTCGTTGTCACGCAGAAACACGGCCTCTTTCGGCAACGCCAGATGCACTTCAGCCGCGCGAACCCCGGCAAACTGCTCGATGGTGCGGGCAATGCGAATTTCCTGCGTGCGCAGCAGCCGGGCCTGTTCCAGACGCTGACTGACCGAGAAACCACTGTCGCGTGCCAACATTTTGTCAGCCTCAGCGCCACCGAGTTCCATGCCCTGCGCCGCCAGCTGCATCTGCACCCGCGAATAATCATCCTGAGCCACGCTGATACTGCCGTCCGATTCCAGACGGTAAGGCACCTTTTGTTGTTCCAGCATGCTGACGATTGCCAGGGCATTTTCCCGGTCCACCGGACCGAGCGGCCGCATCAGCGGATCACGCAACCACAGCACCACCAACAGCCCCAACGCGACACTGCCGGCCAGTCCAATCAGAATGCCGATCTGCCGAAGCATGGTCATGTTGCTCAGATTGGCCAATACGCCACTGCTGGCAAAGCCACCTGCGGGTGCGGCAATCAATGCGGTATCTTGCGCGGCCTCAGCCATTGTTGCTTACTCCAAAACCTGCGTTACTAAATGAGTTGCGAAAAGCGTCAATCAGCGCCGACTCAAATCGGCATGTTCATGATGTCCTGATAGGCTGCGACCAACCGATTTCGCACCTGTACCGTTGCCTGGAATGCAATGCTGGCTTTCTGGCTCGCGACCATGGCCTGAACCAGGCTGACACTCTTGTCACCCATTTCAACGCGCGTCTGCAGACCTTCTGCCTGCTGTTGCAATTGATTGACGTTGCCAAGCGCCTGCGAAAACAAGCTACTGAATTGCTGAACACCCGAGACCCCCGAGCTCTTGTTGAGCACCTGCCCGGCCGATTCGGTTCGGCCGGCCTGACTGGCCAAGGCGCGCAGTTCCTGCAACAGCTGAGTGCGATCAATTGTGCTCATGTCAAAATCCTGTCCATCAACTGACTAGTGCCGGACCAACGTCACATGCTCGGCACGGCGTAACCCATCTCGCGCATCCGCGCCAACTTGTAACGCAACGTGCGCGGACTAATCCCCAATTGCTTGGCAATGCTTTCCCGGGTGTCTTCGGTGTCGCGCAGGGTTTGCAGAATGCGTTCGAACTCAATACGGCGGACCGCGTCGCTCAGCCGGTTTTCCGCCGCCGGTTCCGGACTGATGCCGGCGGCCTCGCTGGCAGGCGAAAACTGCAACTGAAAATCGGCGGCACCGAGTTCACGCCCACTCTGCAGAATCAGCGCCCGCTGCACGGCGTTGTCAAGTTCCCGGACATTGCCCGGCCAGCTGTGTGCGGTCAGTGCCGACATGGCTTCAACGCTGAGTCGTGGCGGCAGCCGCTGACTGCTGCGGCAGTGCCGGGCGATCAGGTGTTCGGCAATCGGCACGATGTCGCCGGGCCGCTCCATCAGCGCCAGGCAGCGGAGCGGGAACACGTTCAGCCGGAAATACAGATCCTCGCGGAAGCGGTGCGCTTTCACTTCATCCAGCATGTTGCGATTGGAGGTAGCGATGACCCGAACATTGAGCGAAATCGGTTTGCGACCGCCGAGGCGCTCGACTTCGCGCTCTTGCAGCACCCGCAACAACTTCGCCTGCAGGTTCAGATCCATTTCGGAGATCTCATCGAGCAACAGCGTGCCGCCCTGCGCCTGTTCAAATTTGCCTGGTGTCGCCTGATGGGCGCCGGTAAAAGCGCCTTTCTCATAGCCAAACAAGGTGGCTTCCAGCATGTTCTCCGGGATCGCGGCGCAATTGATGGCGATGAACGGGCCGTCGCGTCGAGCAGAATGATCATGAACATAACGGGCCAGCACTTCCTTGCCGACGCCACTCGGGCCGGTCAGCAGGACCGTGGCTTCCGATTCCGCAACGCGGCGAGCCAGCGTCAGCAATTCGACACTGCGCGGATCGGCGGCAATCGGTCCGGTGCTGGCCGCCTGCGCGCGCGCATATTGACGGACCGTGTCAATCAGGATTTCGGGGGAAAACGGCTTCTGTAAATAGTCGGTAGCGCCGTCCTGCATGGCTTTGACGGCATTGCCGACATTGCCATAAGCCGTCATCAGCACGACCGGAAGGTTGTTATGTACGCGACGGACATGACGAAGCAAATCATGACCCGACATTTTTTCCAGATTCCAATCCGACAACACCAGGTCCGGCAGTTGCTCGGTCAACAATTGTTGCGCCTGCTCGGCACTGCTGGCGCTGCTGACGGAAAAGCCGGCAGAAGACAGCGTTTCGACCACCGCTTCGCGCAAGGCACCGTCGTCTTCAACGACCAGTACGGAAATGTCAGTCACGATTTTCTCCTGTTGGAAATGCGTTGGGCCGGGCGCGGTCGAGCCAACGGCCATCAACCGGCGCGGGCCAGGGCGTTCGACGCCGCGGGCAAGGTCAGTGCAAAGCAGCTGCCAGAGCCGACGCTGCTGCTGATCGTCAATTTCGCCTGATGGGAATCGGCCACTGCCTGCACCACTGCCAGACCCAGTCCAGTGCCGGTGCGTTTGGTGGTAAAGAATGGTTCGCGCAGCCGCGCCAATACCGATGGCGACATGCCGCAGCCGTTGTCGGTGACGCTGAGCGTGATGTGTTCCGGGTTCGGTTGGCTCAGCGCGAGGCTGACGGTAGCGCTGCCGTGCGCATTGCGCTGGCAGGCATGAAAAGCATTGTCAAGCAGATTGCCGAGCGCACCGATCAAGGCATCGCGATTGCCGATCAGAAAGCAATCGACGTGCTCGGCATCGCGGCACAGTGTGATGCCCTGCTGCTGTGCCAGCGGCATATAAAGTTCGAATACCCGATCAAGCAAATCGGTAACGGCAAGCAGTTCCACTTTCGGGCTGCCACCGCCGGCAACGAGCAGCATGTCGGCAATTTGACGTTCCATGTGTTGCAAGCGCTCGATTACCCGCGCGGCATGCCGTGAAGGCAACGCTTCGCCGGCCACATGTTTCTGTAATTGATGGGCGCACAACAAGGCGCTGGCGATTGGCGTCCGCAATTGATGCGAGAGACTGGCGAGCAGATGGCCGATAGTGGCCAACCGATCACGCTGCGCCAGACGAGCCTGCAAGCGACGGGTTTCGGTCAGATCCGAAACCATCACCAGCTGGCCCATGCCGTTGCTCATGGCGCGTGTGGCAATTTGCACCCGGCGACCGTCACGCAAGCTGACTTCGTGACCATCGTCAGCGCGCGGCTCGAAGCTGCGCGCAATCACGTCGCGCCAGCGCTGGCCGAGCAAGGGTACGCCGAGCAAATCAATCGCAACCGGATTGGCGTCCTGCACCCGACCCGAGGCATCAAGCAGCAGCACGCCAACCGGCAACAAGGCCAGCACTTCGCGCAGCGCTTCATTACCGGTGGTGAGCGGTCCGACACTGGCCTGCGGCCCTTGCCGAAGCGACTCAGATGAGTCCGCCGATGCGGCACCAAGGCCGGCAATGGCGGCGACAACACTGGCACCGGCCGACACCGGATGGGCTGAAGGATTACGGATTGCAGCTTCGATCATGATCACGCTCCGCGGCGGAATGCCGGTAGGCGCAATCAATAATGCAGGGACTATGCCAAGATATTTTTTCTATTTAAATCAGTACGATATGCTGACTAGTAAAAATTGACGTCAAGCTTCCGTCATTTCCTCGCCGCGACCCATACCGTACTTGCGCATCTTCTCGACCAAAGTGGTCCGACGCATCTGCAGCCGTTCCGCCGCGCGCGCCACCACGCCACCGGCTTCGCTCAAGGCCTGATTGATAAAGGCGATTTCCAGCTCCGCCATATAGTCCTTGAGATTCAGACCGTCACGCGGCAACACAGCGACCGTGCTGTTGACCATGGCGCCACTGCGATCCTCGCCCGCCAGGGTCGGCGCTGAGGTAACCGTCAGGCCTTCGGCGTGACGGTACTTGGTTGGCAGATCACCGACATCGACCACGCCATAGGGATACAGAATCGCCAAACGTTCGATCAGATTGGCCAGCTCGCGGACATTGCCCGGCCAGTCGTAACGGCTCAGGCTGACCAGTGCATTCGGCGACAGCCGAACTGCCGGCGCCCCGCTCGCTTCCAGACGCGCAATCAGTTCATTGACCAGCAACGGAATGTCTTCACGGCGATCACGCAGTGGCGGCATTTCTATGGGGAAAACATTCAGCCGGTAGAACAAATCTTCACGGAACTTGCCGTCAGCAACTTGACGTTCGAGATTGCGATGCGTTGCCGCGATGATCCGGACATCGGCCTGCACGGTGCGGTTACTGCCGACCCGTTCGAAGGTTTTTTCCTGCAGAACCCGCAGCAATTTGACTTGCAGCGCCATCGGCATGTCGCCGATTTCGTCGAGAAACAGCGTACCGCCCTGCGCCAGTTCAAAGCGCCCCTGTCGGGCCGTGATGGCGCCGGTGAACGCGCCTTTTTCGTGACCAAACAACTCGCTTTCCAGCAAGTCGGCTGGAATCGCCCCGCAATTGACCGGCACGAATGGCTTGGTTCGGCGCGCCGACATGTAGTGCAGATTGCGGGCGACAACTTCTTTGCCGGTACCGGTTTCGCCGAGCACCAAGACGCTGGCATCGGTCTGGGCGACATGCTCGATCAAGCGGCGCACTTCCTGCGTTGCTTTACTGTTGCCAACCAGGCTGCGGAACAATTCAACTGACCGATCACCGACCCGGGTTGCATGCTGGTTGTTGCGGCAGACCTGACATTGATGCAGCAAATCCAGCAACTGTGCGTAGCGCAGCGGCACATCCAGCGTGCCGACCACATGTGGCTGCAGCACGGGCTCCAACTGTTGCACCGGAATGCCACCAGACAGCAGCAAGACCGGCGCCTGCCGATCATGCTGATGCAGCGCCTGCAGCACGGTCTTGGCATCGGCCGGCGCGATGGTGCCGAGAACAACGCCGAGATAGCGGCGGTTTTCGGTCAGAAATTCCCGATAGTTGCGACTGTCGGCAGGGGCGCACTCCTCACCCAGAAACTCCAGGATGATCCCCAGGCGCTGACGGCGCTCGATATCGTCATCCAGCACCAACAACTGCAATTCTCGCCACACGATACCCGCGCTCCACAAAAAAACTGACGTCAGTTCAAGAAGTTGGAATAAGGGATAGAAGACGGGTCGAGAATTGTCAAATTCTTGGCAGCACTCTTTTCGCGATGTAATCGCAGCTTGTACACACGTTCCTGAGCGAAATGGATCTTCTGGATCGTTAGGCTTCGCGAGCCGGCACGACGGATCGCCATTGCGGGATCCATGCAGCGTGAACACAAGCCTGCGCAGCCACCGCGGCGCGAGCGGCTTTTTCCGCGCAAAAAGAAAGGGGCTTAAGTCACCCTAAGCCCCTTACCGTACGACTGAAGCCGCATTCCCTGAAGTGTTCTCAGCACCGCAAGGTACGTCTTCGTGAAGCCTTATCACTATCGGATGTTCTCAGCACCCGGCAGCAACGGCCTCGTTTTCTCCGGAGATGTCACCGATGCGCAAATGGAGACCTATCATGGGAACTGACATTCGTGTCTCGGGACGCCCTTCACTCAGCAAGTGGCGTGCCAAGGTGCCTATCTCGGCGTCGCAAAGCAGGAAAAGCCGGCGATTCCTAACGCTTATTGCCCGCATTGCTGCAGCAATCAACGTGCAAACAGCGCGTTCGCTGGCGCAATTTCCGGACCGCCCTGCCATTTTTCCTGCGCGCCGCGTCGGCAAGGCGTTTGCCGCCGCCTTGCCACGGTTGCTGCGACCGCATGGCAGCTCAGACAAGAGCCAAAGCGGCAAGACCTTGCCGCCGCGGCAAGTGGTTGCATTTGCCGCCTCCACAGCCCGCCTGCCATACGCCTTGCCTTAATGTGGCTACCAACCTGCCTGGCCTGCGCGAACCGCCACGGCAGCCGCCCGTAACGAAAGAATCCGCCATAACGCTGAATAAAATCCGCGCTTTGCATTAAAGAGGCTTGAGGCCGACTTCGCTCGCGCCATTCCGCTCGTTTATGCCCGGCCTGTGCAACCGGCCAACCGCTCGCCTCCACTCAATTAAAAAAAAATCCTCAAGCTTTGTCAGGGCGGGTCGATAACCCGGACGAGCGAGTTGTGTCTCAGCATGAATCGCTCGACGTGGCAGGAATGTTCTCAGTGTTCCCCACGGCTAGGCAGGGGTGTTCTCAGCTCCACCAGCCGACTAACACGAAAGGACGTTCCTGCTTTTTTGTGCCTGCGATTTGTCATGACTCATCCATGACTGATGGCGGCGGCAAAAGTCCCAGCACGAACTCCTTTCCTACACCGGCAACTTTGTAAGCGTCTTGAAGCCAGCAGGCCTGACGCGTCGAAGACTGAGGAGTAAGAAATGGGAAGCGTGATCGCCACCAACATTGCGTCCATCAACGCCCAGCGTAACTTGTATGGGACGTCGAACGGACTCAACGTAACGTTCCAGCGACTGTCGTCCGGCTTTCGGATCAATACGGCGAAAGACGACGCGGCTGGGCTGCAAATCTCCAACAAACTGAGCTCACAAATCGGCGGCTTGACCGTTGCCGCCCGTAACGCCAATGACGGCATTTCGCTGTCGCAAGTGGCAGAAGGCGCGGTTGGTGAAGCCACCAACCTGCTGCAACGGATGCGCGATCTGGCGGTGCAATCGGCCAACGGCAGTAATGGCCCGTCAGAACGTTCGGCGCTGCAACAAGAAGTTGCGCAGCTGAAATCCGAATTGAACCGGATTGCGGAAACCACGCGCTTCGGCAGCGCGGTGCTGCTGAACGGCTCGTTCGGTTCGCGCTCGTTCCAGGTCGGTGCCAATGCCTTCGAAACCATCAGCGTCACGATGGGCAACGTCCGCGCCGATGCCACCGGCTCCTACCGCGTCGACACCAGTGCCGGCGTCAATTTGCTTGATGCCAGCGCGACCTTGGCCGACAACGCCACCAACGCGGTCAATGCGGTCGCCGGCGATACGATTACCCTGTCCGGCTTCCTCGGCACCCAGGACATCACCTATGCCGCCGGCTCGACGGCGCGCGACATCGCCAATGCGGTCAATTTTGTCTCGAGTGAAACCGGGATCAACGCAGCGGCTCGCACCGTTGCGCAATTGTCGAGCTTGGCCCTGCCGGGCACGCTTTCATTTCAGCTGTATGGCTCCAATACCAGCACGACCAATCCGATCATCATCTCGGCAACGGTCACTGATGTCACCGATTTGTCGGCGATCTCGGATGCGGTCAACCGGGTCAATGCGGAAACTGGAGTTTCGGCCGAAATCGTCGTTGACCCGGCTACCGGTGACAAGAATGTGCATCTGATCAGTGAAACCGGTACCGATATCAAAATCGCCGATTTCAACAACAGTGCCGGTGCCAACGGCACCATCGCGATGACACCGGAAGACTTCAACGGCTTGGCATTGGCCGGTTCGACGGCTGCCACGTTGACGCCTGGCGCCGCCACCGATTCGGCCGTGGTCGCCGGCATGGTGCGGTTTGACTCCAGCCGTTCGTATACGGTGACCTCGCTGGCAGCCGATATCTTTGCCGCCATCGGCACGCAAAGCGCCGGCTTGGAGCAAGTGGCCAATCTCAGCATCGCCACCGGCATCGGCGCGCAGGAGGCCATCATCGTGATCGACAAGGCAATTGAAGCCATCGATTCGGTGCGTGGCGATCTCGGTGCCGTGCAAAACCGTTTCATCAGCACCATCTCGAACCTGAACAGCGTCAACGAGAACGTTGCTGCCTCGCGTTCGCGCATCCGGGACACCGACTTCGCGCAGGAAACGGCGAACCTGTCGAAGTTCCAGGTGTTGCAACAAGCCGGCCTGTCCGTACTGGCGCAAGCCAATGCCCAGGGCCAATCCGTCCTTCAACTGTTGCAAGGATGATAACCATGACCGCCAAGATGGTCGCCGGCAACCCTGGCTCTTGCCGGCGACAACCAGGTATTACCCAAACAGGCATGACCCCGACTGTGTACAGTTCCAGAGCCGTCCAGTCTGCAGCAACCGAAGTAGCCGTACCCGCAGTGCCCCAAGCCCTTACCGACGACGACTCCGCAGGACAGGGCTGAGGGTTTTCTCAGGACCGCTCAGCCACCTGAGCCCCGCTCCCCGAATGACGTTCTCGGGCCGCGGGGTTCAGGCCCGGCGCGGAGTCCCGGCAAATTGAGCAAACCGGATATGGCAAACGGGTTTCGGTAAACGGCTTTCGGTGAACGGCTTTTGATAAACAGAATACCGGCAACAGTCTTTGATGGATGTACCAGTTGAGTCCGGGAAGCCAAGCGGTTTGGCTAACTGACAAAAAACTGACAGAAAAAATTTTCGGCGCTAACAGTTTCGGTAAGTGACTGATTCGCTGGTCCCATACGGGTTCTGCCAAGACAGCCAGGCAGATGC contains:
- the fliE gene encoding flagellar hook-basal body complex protein FliE, whose translation is MSTIDRTQLLQELRALASQAGRTESAGQVLNKSSGVSGVQQFSSLFSQALGNVNQLQQQAEGLQTRVEMGDKSVSLVQAMVASQKASIAFQATVQVRNRLVAAYQDIMNMPI
- a CDS encoding sigma-54-dependent transcriptional regulator, with the translated sequence MTDISVLVVEDDGALREAVVETLSSAGFSVSSASSAEQAQQLLTEQLPDLVLSDWNLEKMSGHDLLRHVRRVHNNLPVVLMTAYGNVGNAVKAMQDGATDYLQKPFSPEILIDTVRQYARAQAASTGPIAADPRSVELLTLARRVAESEATVLLTGPSGVGKEVLARYVHDHSARRDGPFIAINCAAIPENMLEATLFGYEKGAFTGAHQATPGKFEQAQGGTLLLDEISEMDLNLQAKLLRVLQEREVERLGGRKPISLNVRVIATSNRNMLDEVKAHRFREDLYFRLNVFPLRCLALMERPGDIVPIAEHLIARHCRSSQRLPPRLSVEAMSALTAHSWPGNVRELDNAVQRALILQSGRELGAADFQLQFSPASEAAGISPEPAAENRLSDAVRRIEFERILQTLRDTEDTRESIAKQLGISPRTLRYKLARMREMGYAVPSM
- a CDS encoding sigma-54 dependent transcriptional regulator, which translates into the protein MWRELQLLVLDDDIERRQRLGIILEFLGEECAPADSRNYREFLTENRRYLGVVLGTIAPADAKTVLQALHQHDRQAPVLLLSGGIPVQQLEPVLQPHVVGTLDVPLRYAQLLDLLHQCQVCRNNQHATRVGDRSVELFRSLVGNSKATQEVRRLIEHVAQTDASVLVLGETGTGKEVVARNLHYMSARRTKPFVPVNCGAIPADLLESELFGHEKGAFTGAITARQGRFELAQGGTLFLDEIGDMPMALQVKLLRVLQEKTFERVGSNRTVQADVRIIAATHRNLERQVADGKFREDLFYRLNVFPIEMPPLRDRREDIPLLVNELIARLEASGAPAVRLSPNALVSLSRYDWPGNVRELANLIERLAILYPYGVVDVGDLPTKYRHAEGLTVTSAPTLAGEDRSGAMVNSTVAVLPRDGLNLKDYMAELEIAFINQALSEAGGVVARAAERLQMRRTTLVEKMRKYGMGRGEEMTEA
- a CDS encoding sensor histidine kinase; translated protein: MIEAAIRNPSAHPVSAGASVVAAIAGLGAASADSSESLRQGPQASVGPLTTGNEALREVLALLPVGVLLLDASGRVQDANPVAIDLLGVPLLGQRWRDVIARSFEPRADDGHEVSLRDGRRVQIATRAMSNGMGQLVMVSDLTETRRLQARLAQRDRLATIGHLLASLSHQLRTPIASALLCAHQLQKHVAGEALPSRHAARVIERLQHMERQIADMLLVAGGGSPKVELLAVTDLLDRVFELYMPLAQQQGITLCRDAEHVDCFLIGNRDALIGALGNLLDNAFHACQRNAHGSATVSLALSQPNPEHITLSVTDNGCGMSPSVLARLREPFFTTKRTGTGLGLAVVQAVADSHQAKLTISSSVGSGSCFALTLPAASNALARAG